In the genome of Flavobacterium panacagri, one region contains:
- a CDS encoding BamA/TamA family outer membrane protein: MNKKRNHIKNHLVKYFVLISLFFVFGCSNTKYLPEGDLLYTGGSVKVKDSIMKKKDRKALETELEGLLRPKPNKTFLGLRPKLWFYNIAGEPKKQKGFRYWLRTKVGEEPVLFSKVDLDYNASVLRNFTENRGYFKTRVSADSTVNNKRVTAEYTVIPKKQYIIKSVIFPDDSLKMSKIIARSSRRSLLKVGKPYDLDLIKAERERIDARLKEKGYYYFSPDYLLAKVDSSKGDHEVKIRLVIKDETPAKALRAYTINNIFVYPNYSLSNDSMVYRKKNITQYKDFTIIDTTETFKPRVYDRTIYFKKGDLYNRTDHNLTLNRFVNLGTFSFVKNEFKPSDSIDNALDSYYYLTLLPKKFIRVEVLGKTNSASYTGTELNLNWNNRNFFHGAELFTASIFGGADFQLGGVNKGKNIYKLGGEVSLTWPRFITPFNIEGNSEYVPRTKATLRYEYQKRTQLYALNSFNTSFGYLWKENIRKEHQLNVIDVTYVSPNHVTAEYLEDIQQDPALGKVIEKQLIFGPTYNYTYTNTMQKRRKNTIYFNGELDLAGNITGLVTGADYPDKVKTIFDVPFSQYVKIRTDFRHYLKLGKESELASRLIVGAGFAYGNSNTMPASKQFVVGGTNSIRAFRARTLGPGSYVIPETTTNINYTPDQSADLKLEFNTEYRAKLFSIVRGAVFLDAGNIWLLHADPNKPGAEISKDFMKEIAVGAGAGLRFDLSFLILRTDLAIPLRNPSLPDGQRWVIDDINFGSSSWRKDNLILNIAIGYPF; this comes from the coding sequence ATGAACAAAAAACGTAATCATATAAAAAATCATCTGGTAAAGTATTTTGTGCTGATATCCCTGTTTTTTGTTTTTGGATGCAGTAATACAAAATATCTTCCGGAAGGCGATTTGCTGTACACAGGCGGTTCGGTAAAAGTGAAAGATTCTATCATGAAAAAGAAAGATAGAAAAGCGCTTGAAACGGAGCTGGAAGGTCTTCTTCGTCCAAAACCAAATAAAACTTTTTTAGGCTTACGTCCAAAATTATGGTTTTATAATATTGCCGGCGAGCCCAAAAAACAAAAAGGATTTAGATATTGGCTTCGAACTAAAGTGGGAGAAGAGCCAGTGCTTTTTAGCAAAGTCGATTTAGATTATAATGCTTCGGTTTTACGGAATTTTACAGAAAACAGAGGTTATTTTAAAACTCGTGTCAGCGCAGATTCTACTGTAAATAATAAAAGGGTAACAGCAGAATATACCGTTATTCCCAAAAAACAATACATTATTAAAAGTGTGATTTTTCCGGATGATTCTTTAAAAATGTCAAAAATAATTGCCAGATCAAGCCGACGCAGTTTATTGAAAGTGGGTAAACCGTATGATTTGGATCTTATAAAAGCAGAGAGAGAACGCATCGATGCAAGACTTAAAGAAAAAGGCTATTATTATTTTAGTCCCGATTATCTTCTGGCAAAAGTAGACAGTAGTAAAGGTGATCATGAAGTAAAAATCAGATTGGTTATTAAAGATGAAACTCCTGCAAAAGCTTTAAGAGCTTATACGATAAATAACATATTTGTGTATCCAAATTATTCGCTGTCAAACGACAGTATGGTTTACAGAAAAAAGAATATAACTCAATATAAAGATTTTACTATTATTGATACTACGGAAACATTTAAACCGAGAGTTTACGACAGAACCATCTATTTCAAAAAAGGTGATTTATACAACAGAACCGATCACAATTTGACTTTGAATCGTTTTGTAAACCTAGGAACGTTCAGTTTTGTTAAAAATGAATTCAAGCCTTCTGACAGTATCGACAATGCTTTGGATTCTTATTATTACCTAACACTTTTACCTAAAAAGTTTATCCGTGTTGAGGTTTTGGGTAAAACCAATTCAGCAAGTTATACGGGTACAGAACTTAATTTGAACTGGAATAATAGAAATTTCTTTCACGGGGCAGAATTGTTTACAGCATCCATTTTTGGTGGAGCAGATTTTCAATTAGGTGGCGTCAATAAGGGGAAAAATATTTATAAACTTGGAGGGGAAGTTAGTCTAACATGGCCAAGATTTATTACGCCTTTTAATATTGAAGGAAACAGTGAATATGTGCCAAGAACCAAAGCAACGCTTCGATATGAATATCAAAAACGAACCCAATTGTATGCACTGAATTCTTTTAATACTTCTTTTGGTTATCTATGGAAGGAAAACATCCGAAAAGAACATCAGCTTAATGTAATTGATGTGACGTATGTTAGTCCGAATCATGTTACGGCTGAATATTTAGAAGACATTCAACAAGATCCTGCATTAGGAAAGGTAATTGAAAAACAGTTAATCTTTGGGCCAACTTACAATTATACCTATACGAATACCATGCAGAAACGCCGAAAAAACACGATCTATTTTAATGGAGAATTGGATTTGGCTGGGAATATTACCGGTTTGGTTACCGGTGCAGATTATCCGGATAAGGTTAAAACGATATTTGATGTTCCGTTTAGTCAATATGTAAAAATAAGAACCGATTTCAGGCATTATTTAAAACTAGGAAAAGAGAGCGAATTAGCCAGTAGATTAATTGTAGGGGCAGGATTTGCTTATGGAAATTCGAATACAATGCCAGCTTCTAAACAGTTTGTAGTGGGAGGGACAAACAGTATTCGAGCTTTTAGAGCCAGAACGCTCGGGCCAGGAAGTTATGTGATTCCTGAAACGACAACCAATATTAATTATACACCAGATCAATCAGCCGATTTGAAATTGGAGTTTAATACCGAATACAGAGCAAAACTTTTTAGCATTGTAAGAGGAGCAGTGTTTTTGGATGCCGGTAATATCTGGCTTTTACATGCCGATCCTAATAAACCTGGAGCTGAAATTTCAAAAGATTTTATGAAAGAAATAGCTGTCGGTGCAGGAGCTGGTTTACGTTTTGATTTGTCGTTCCTGATTTTAAGAACAGATTTAGCCATTCCACTAAGAAATCCATCTCTTCCAGATGGACAAAGATGGGTTATTGATGATATTAATTTTGGAAGCAGTTCTTGGAGAAAAGACAATCTCATTCTGAATATTGCTATTGGCTATCCTTTCTAA
- a CDS encoding DUF4230 domain-containing protein gives MQNLIKRIIGIGVIVLVIVLAFKYCQFKKEDDSDIQYNTNLIQQQILNVGKLVVTEGHFSEVVTYKNQQKYLMDMISFEKKALIVVNANVTVAYDLHQMKYDIDEKNKTITILNIPKEEITINPDIQFYDVEQSKLNPFTGDDYNKINKSVKANLAKKIEKSTLKTNAQNRLISELSKILILTNSMGWKLEYKGKTIESETELSQDLIFDNLPQRH, from the coding sequence ATGCAAAACTTAATCAAAAGAATTATTGGTATTGGTGTAATCGTTTTAGTCATTGTTTTGGCTTTTAAATACTGCCAGTTTAAAAAAGAGGACGATTCGGATATTCAATACAATACCAATTTAATTCAACAGCAGATTCTTAATGTTGGAAAACTAGTGGTAACCGAAGGTCATTTTTCGGAAGTGGTTACCTATAAAAATCAACAGAAGTATTTGATGGATATGATTTCTTTTGAAAAGAAAGCGCTTATTGTAGTCAATGCAAACGTAACGGTTGCTTATGATTTGCATCAAATGAAATACGATATTGATGAGAAAAATAAAACCATTACGATTCTAAACATTCCAAAAGAAGAAATTACAATCAATCCGGATATTCAGTTTTATGATGTAGAACAAAGTAAATTGAATCCGTTTACAGGAGATGACTATAATAAAATCAATAAATCGGTAAAGGCAAACTTAGCCAAGAAAATTGAAAAATCAACGCTCAAAACAAACGCCCAAAACAGACTAATTAGTGAATTGTCTAAAATTCTGATTCTGACAAACTCGATGGGCTGGAAGTTGGAATACAAAGGAAAAACTATCGAGTCTGAGACTGAGTTAAGTCAGGATTTGATTTTTGATAATTTGCCACAAAGGCACTAA
- a CDS encoding aromatic amino acid hydroxylase: MNPNIETNPLLERLPKHLQQFIKPQDYSDYSPINQAVWRYVMRKNVDYLSKVAHHSYLEGLRKTGIEIDSIPSMYGMNRILSEIGWAAVAVDGFIPPNAFMEFQAYNVLVIASDIRQLEHIEYTPAPDIIHEGAGHAPIIANPEYAEYLRRFGEIGCKAISSHKDYQMYEAIRLLSILKEAEDTPQEKIDEAEKAVADLQNDMGELSEMAQIRNLHWWTVEYGLIGTVENPKIYGAGLLSSIGESAHCMTDNVKKIPYDISAANQNFDITQLQPQLYVTPTFSHLSLILEEFANKMALRTGGLSGIKKLIQSNALGTIELSTGLQISGVFTNVIEEEGKPVYIQTTGKTALAYREKELVGHGTLTHPHGFGSPIGKLKGFNLAIEDMSPKDLQAYSIVEGEKITLEFEGNIIVEGEIITGSRNLHGEIILISFKNCTVTHGETILFQPDWGNYDMAIGKKVISAFSGPADVNSFDLINIVPSTKTIKAKHTDERDELEHLYATVREIRNNKSSKTELKAVFEKLKNNHSNDWLLSVEIAELLKDSEEKQLLQEVLVHLDQLKVKRPEVAHLISGGLDLIFDNLPQRH; the protein is encoded by the coding sequence ATGAATCCAAATATTGAAACCAATCCGTTATTAGAAAGATTGCCTAAACATTTACAGCAATTTATCAAACCTCAAGATTATAGCGATTATTCTCCTATCAATCAAGCAGTTTGGCGATATGTGATGCGCAAAAATGTTGATTATCTTTCAAAAGTAGCACACCATTCTTATTTGGAAGGTTTACGAAAAACGGGAATCGAGATAGATTCTATTCCGAGCATGTATGGCATGAACCGAATTCTTAGCGAGATTGGTTGGGCAGCAGTTGCCGTTGATGGCTTTATTCCGCCAAATGCTTTTATGGAATTTCAGGCTTATAATGTTTTGGTTATTGCTTCGGATATTCGACAGTTAGAACATATTGAATACACTCCTGCTCCGGATATTATTCACGAAGGTGCTGGCCACGCTCCTATTATTGCTAATCCTGAATATGCTGAATATCTAAGACGTTTTGGAGAAATTGGCTGTAAAGCAATTTCTTCTCATAAAGATTATCAGATGTATGAGGCAATCCGACTGCTTTCGATTTTAAAAGAAGCCGAAGATACACCTCAGGAAAAAATAGACGAAGCTGAAAAAGCAGTTGCCGATTTACAAAATGATATGGGTGAATTATCTGAAATGGCTCAAATTCGAAACCTGCATTGGTGGACAGTGGAATACGGCTTAATTGGAACAGTTGAAAATCCTAAAATATATGGTGCTGGATTGCTTTCTTCGATTGGCGAAAGTGCACACTGCATGACCGATAATGTGAAGAAAATCCCTTATGATATTTCAGCAGCCAATCAGAATTTTGATATTACGCAATTACAACCTCAATTGTATGTAACACCGACTTTTTCTCATTTAAGTTTGATTCTGGAAGAATTTGCTAATAAAATGGCTTTACGTACTGGAGGTCTTTCTGGAATTAAAAAACTGATTCAATCGAATGCTTTAGGAACAATTGAATTGAGCACAGGTTTACAAATTTCAGGAGTTTTCACGAATGTAATTGAAGAAGAAGGAAAACCTGTTTATATTCAGACCACTGGAAAAACTGCTTTGGCTTACCGCGAAAAAGAATTAGTAGGCCACGGAACTTTAACACATCCGCACGGATTTGGAAGTCCGATTGGGAAATTGAAAGGTTTTAATCTGGCGATTGAAGATATGAGTCCGAAAGATTTACAGGCTTACAGCATTGTAGAGGGAGAAAAGATAACACTGGAATTTGAAGGCAATATTATTGTGGAAGGCGAGATTATTACCGGCTCTCGAAATCTTCATGGAGAAATCATTTTAATTAGTTTTAAAAATTGTACCGTTACTCATGGCGAAACTATTTTATTTCAGCCTGATTGGGGAAATTATGATATGGCAATTGGTAAAAAAGTAATTTCTGCTTTCTCTGGCCCTGCTGATGTCAATAGTTTTGATTTAATTAATATTGTTCCTTCAACCAAAACTATCAAAGCAAAACATACTGATGAGCGCGATGAATTGGAGCATTTATATGCAACTGTTCGTGAAATCAGAAATAATAAATCTTCTAAAACAGAATTGAAGGCTGTTTTTGAAAAACTAAAAAATAATCATTCAAATGATTGGTTATTGTCTGTTGAAATTGCTGAGCTTTTGAAAGATTCTGAAGAGAAACAGCTTTTACAGGAAGTATTGGTTCATTTAGATCAATTGAAAGTAAAACGTCCTGAAGTGGCGCATTTGATTTCTGGAGGACTGGATTTGATTTTTGATAATTTGCCACAAAGGCACTAA
- a CDS encoding group III truncated hemoglobin gives MADLKDISTIEDIQQMVNSFYANVRKDDLIGPIFNDKLQDRWEPHLQKMYNFWQTILFDVRAYSGTPFPPHKQLPVDKTHFDRWIAIFNTTIDSQFAGPITEEAKMRATNMAFMFSHKIEYFRNAENEMRDATKKS, from the coding sequence ATGGCAGATTTAAAAGATATTTCCACTATAGAAGACATTCAACAAATGGTTAACAGCTTTTATGCTAATGTTAGAAAAGACGATTTGATTGGCCCTATTTTTAACGATAAGTTACAAGATCGCTGGGAACCTCATTTGCAAAAAATGTATAATTTTTGGCAGACCATTCTTTTCGATGTCCGTGCTTATTCTGGAACACCTTTTCCGCCACACAAACAATTGCCTGTTGACAAAACTCATTTTGACCGCTGGATTGCCATTTTTAATACGACAATCGATTCTCAGTTTGCTGGGCCAATTACAGAAGAAGCTAAAATGCGTGCTACAAATATGGCTTTTATGTTCAGCCATAAAATTGAGTATTTTAGAAACGCTGAAAATGAAATGAGAGATGCCACAAAAAAATCTTAA
- the ilvA gene encoding threonine ammonia-lyase IlvA → MSLFNEVLNAKKQLEDVVAATPLTQNLNLSDEFKSTILLKREDLQIVRSYKIRGAYNKISSLNEKEKASGIVCASAGNHAQGVAYSCNLLNIQGKIYMPKTTPKQKVKQVQLFGKKFVEIVLTGDTFDDAYASATADAIKNHKTFIHPFDDEKVIAGQGTVGLEILESCKEPIDYVFVPIGGGGLASGLSEVFRHLSPNTKIIGVEPKGAPSMKTSIEENKNTPLKTIDKFVDGAAVKQVGDKTFEICRYNLEDIILVPEGKVCTTILRLYNEEAMVVEPAGALTIAALDFYKDKIKGKNVVCIVSGSNNDIERTAEIKERSLLYEGLMHYFMIQFPQRPGALKEFVNNILGPDDDITYFQFAKKNSREKGSVVVGLELKNKKDIMPIKLKMTQNGFEFQYLNDNQDLFTQLIG, encoded by the coding sequence ATGAGTTTATTTAATGAAGTACTTAATGCCAAAAAGCAGCTTGAAGATGTAGTTGCAGCTACTCCTCTAACCCAAAATTTGAATCTTTCGGACGAATTCAAATCGACTATTTTATTAAAAAGAGAAGATTTACAAATTGTGCGGTCGTATAAAATTAGAGGAGCCTACAATAAGATTTCTTCGTTAAATGAAAAAGAAAAAGCAAGCGGAATTGTTTGTGCCAGTGCTGGAAATCATGCCCAGGGAGTTGCTTATTCTTGTAATCTCTTAAATATCCAAGGTAAAATCTATATGCCGAAAACAACTCCAAAACAAAAAGTAAAACAAGTACAATTGTTTGGAAAAAAGTTTGTCGAAATTGTTTTAACCGGAGATACTTTTGATGACGCTTATGCTTCAGCCACTGCAGATGCTATTAAAAATCATAAAACCTTTATCCATCCTTTTGATGATGAAAAAGTGATTGCAGGTCAAGGAACTGTTGGATTGGAAATTCTAGAAAGTTGCAAAGAACCAATCGATTATGTTTTTGTACCCATTGGCGGTGGTGGACTCGCATCTGGTTTATCTGAAGTTTTCAGACATTTAAGTCCAAACACTAAAATAATCGGAGTTGAGCCAAAAGGCGCTCCTTCGATGAAAACTTCAATTGAAGAAAATAAAAACACGCCGTTAAAAACAATTGACAAATTTGTTGATGGTGCTGCTGTAAAACAAGTTGGCGATAAAACCTTTGAAATCTGTCGTTATAATTTGGAAGATATTATTTTGGTTCCCGAAGGAAAAGTCTGTACGACCATTTTAAGATTATATAATGAAGAAGCTATGGTTGTAGAACCTGCAGGTGCTTTGACTATCGCTGCCTTGGATTTTTATAAAGATAAAATTAAAGGTAAAAATGTAGTCTGCATTGTAAGCGGAAGCAATAATGACATCGAAAGAACGGCTGAAATAAAAGAACGTTCTTTATTATATGAAGGATTAATGCATTATTTCATGATTCAGTTTCCACAGCGTCCAGGAGCTTTAAAAGAATTCGTAAATAATATTTTAGGCCCAGATGATGATATCACTTATTTTCAGTTTGCTAAGAAAAACAGTCGTGAAAAAGGTTCTGTTGTTGTTGGTTTAGAATTGAAAAACAAAAAAGACATCATGCCTATTAAACTTAAAATGACGCAAAACGGATTTGAATTTCAATATTTAAATGATAATCAGGATTTGTTTACGCAATTGATTGGATAA
- a CDS encoding DUF4136 domain-containing protein — MKTLKLIPFFLLLILSSCSSVTVYSDYDKTVDFAPYKTYAFFKPGIDKVEISDLDKRRILKAIDAEMQAKGLTKSETPDLLVNIFTKSREQVNVNQFSAGWGYGWGWGWNPWMMYGGNQTTVSTSTEGTLYIDLIDAKKKEMIWQGEGQGTLTRNIDKKDQKIAEFVNKILAQYPPVKK, encoded by the coding sequence ATGAAAACACTTAAGTTAATTCCGTTTTTCCTGCTGTTGATTCTTTCTTCTTGCAGCAGTGTTACTGTATATTCTGATTACGACAAAACTGTCGATTTTGCGCCTTATAAGACTTATGCTTTCTTTAAGCCCGGAATTGATAAAGTAGAGATTTCTGATTTGGATAAAAGACGTATTCTGAAAGCAATCGATGCCGAAATGCAAGCCAAAGGTCTTACCAAAAGTGAAACCCCTGATTTATTGGTTAACATTTTCACTAAATCAAGAGAACAGGTAAATGTAAATCAATTTAGTGCTGGCTGGGGTTACGGCTGGGGCTGGGGTTGGAATCCGTGGATGATGTACGGAGGAAATCAAACTACTGTTTCTACTTCTACAGAAGGAACTTTATACATTGATTTAATCGATGCTAAAAAGAAAGAAATGATCTGGCAGGGCGAAGGTCAGGGAACTTTAACTCGAAACATTGACAAAAAAGATCAAAAAATTGCTGAGTTCGTAAATAAAATTTTAGCTCAATATCCGCCTGTAAAAAAATAA
- a CDS encoding urocanate hydratase has protein sequence MTFKEQIQQGIPNILPPKQAYDPAINHAPKRKEILSAEEKKLALKNALRYFDPKHHAELIPEFLEELEKYGRIYMYRLRPDYRMYARPIEEYPGKSLQAKAIMHMIQNNLDYAVAQHPHELITYGGNGAVFQNWAQYLLTMQYLSEMTDEQTLTMYSGHPMGLFPSHKEAPRVVVTNGMVIPNYSKPDDWEKMNALGVSQYGQMTAGSYMYIGPQGIVHGTTITVLNGFRKIKQNPEGSLFVTSGLGGMSGAQPKAGNIAGCITVCAEVNPKITKIRHEQGWINEVVTSTDELVARVALAKANKETVSIAYLGNVVDVWERFDQENIKIDLGSDQTSLHNPWAGGYYPVGISFEEANDLMANNPELFKEKVQETLRRHATAINKHTAKGTYFFDYGNAFLLEASRAGADVMAENNIDFKYPSYVQDIMGPMCFDYGFGPFRWVCTSGKPEDLLKTDAIACKVLEKMAETAPNEIQQQMQDNIKWIKGAQENKLVVGSQARILYADAEGRIKIAEAFNQAIAKGEIGAVVLGRDHHDVSGTDSPYRETSNIYDGSRFTADMAIHNVIGDSFRGATWVSIHNGGGVGWGEVINGGFGMVLDGSTEASKRLASMLFWDVNNGISRRSWARNEGAVFAIKRAMEVEPLLKVTLPNIVDENLLN, from the coding sequence ATGACTTTCAAAGAACAAATACAACAAGGAATTCCAAATATATTACCTCCAAAGCAAGCATACGATCCAGCGATTAATCATGCTCCGAAACGAAAAGAAATTCTTTCGGCAGAAGAGAAAAAGCTGGCTCTTAAAAATGCCTTACGTTATTTTGATCCAAAACATCACGCCGAATTAATTCCCGAATTTTTAGAAGAACTAGAAAAATACGGGCGTATTTATATGTATCGTCTTCGTCCAGATTACAGAATGTACGCAAGACCAATCGAAGAATATCCTGGAAAATCATTACAGGCAAAAGCGATTATGCACATGATTCAGAACAACTTGGATTATGCTGTAGCACAGCATCCACATGAATTGATTACCTATGGTGGAAACGGTGCTGTTTTCCAAAACTGGGCACAATATCTATTGACGATGCAATATCTCTCTGAAATGACAGATGAGCAGACATTAACCATGTATTCAGGACATCCAATGGGATTATTTCCTTCCCATAAAGAAGCTCCAAGAGTTGTGGTTACAAACGGAATGGTTATACCGAATTATTCTAAACCTGACGATTGGGAAAAAATGAATGCGTTGGGAGTTTCGCAATACGGACAAATGACAGCGGGAAGTTATATGTACATTGGCCCGCAGGGAATTGTACACGGAACTACGATTACCGTTTTAAATGGTTTCAGAAAAATAAAACAAAATCCCGAAGGAAGTCTATTCGTAACTTCTGGGCTTGGAGGAATGTCCGGGGCACAGCCAAAAGCTGGAAATATTGCAGGATGTATTACGGTCTGCGCCGAAGTAAATCCGAAAATCACCAAAATCCGTCACGAACAAGGTTGGATTAATGAAGTCGTAACATCAACGGACGAACTAGTTGCCAGAGTAGCTTTGGCGAAAGCCAATAAAGAAACCGTTTCGATTGCTTATTTAGGAAATGTGGTGGACGTTTGGGAACGTTTTGACCAGGAAAACATTAAAATTGATTTAGGCTCAGATCAGACTTCACTTCATAATCCTTGGGCTGGAGGTTATTATCCAGTTGGGATTTCGTTTGAAGAAGCCAATGATTTAATGGCTAACAATCCTGAATTATTTAAAGAAAAAGTTCAGGAAACATTACGCCGTCATGCCACTGCTATTAATAAACATACCGCAAAAGGCACTTACTTTTTTGATTACGGAAATGCCTTTTTATTAGAAGCTTCTCGTGCAGGAGCCGATGTAATGGCCGAAAATAATATCGATTTTAAATATCCTAGTTATGTTCAGGATATTATGGGGCCAATGTGTTTTGACTACGGATTTGGGCCTTTCCGCTGGGTTTGTACTTCGGGGAAACCAGAAGATTTATTAAAAACTGACGCCATTGCCTGCAAAGTTTTAGAAAAAATGGCAGAAACTGCTCCAAATGAAATTCAGCAGCAAATGCAGGATAACATTAAATGGATTAAAGGCGCACAGGAAAACAAGCTGGTTGTAGGTTCACAAGCTCGAATTCTTTATGCCGATGCTGAAGGAAGAATTAAAATTGCAGAAGCTTTCAATCAAGCCATTGCAAAAGGAGAAATTGGCGCAGTGGTTTTAGGACGCGATCACCATGATGTTTCTGGAACCGACTCGCCTTACAGAGAAACTTCAAATATCTATGACGGATCTCGTTTTACTGCCGATATGGCGATTCATAACGTGATTGGAGACAGTTTTAGAGGAGCAACCTGGGTATCAATCCATAACGGTGGTGGCGTTGGCTGGGGAGAGGTTATAAACGGCGGATTTGGTATGGTTCTTGATGGTTCTACTGAGGCTTCAAAGCGTTTAGCGTCAATGCTTTTCTGGGATGTAAATAACGGAATTTCAAGACGAAGCTGGGCTCGAAATGAAGGGGCCGTTTTTGCCATAAAAAGGGCTATGGAGGTGGAACCTTTATTAAAAGTAACTTTACCTAATATAGTTGATGAAAATTTACTAAATTAA
- a CDS encoding 2-hydroxyacid dehydrogenase, with product MNVFINKNIPETGIKLLEEKGINLTINPTENILPREEFIKICQKNDVLLNVGTNNLDEDFFQQCPNLKGIALFSVGFDSVHIPSANSRKIPVGNTPDVLSRATSDVAFLLMQSVARKSFFNHKRILNNDWGSFDPLANLGQELYGKTLGVFGLGRIGFEMAQKCKAAFGMNIIYHNRSRKEDAEKELGAKLVDFETLLAESDVLSVHANYTIENNELFNKIAFAKMKSNSIFINTARGKFHNENDLFEALTNNIIWGAGLDVTNPEPMKQDNPLLSLSNCCVLPHIGSATYEARNGMAVCAAQNIIAVIEGKKMPYCVNEEVYL from the coding sequence ATGAACGTTTTCATCAATAAAAATATACCAGAAACAGGAATTAAACTTCTTGAGGAAAAAGGCATCAATCTGACCATAAACCCAACAGAGAATATATTACCTAGAGAAGAATTCATTAAAATCTGTCAGAAGAATGATGTTCTTTTAAATGTTGGAACCAATAATTTAGATGAAGATTTTTTTCAGCAATGTCCCAATTTAAAAGGAATTGCTTTGTTTTCTGTCGGGTTTGATTCCGTTCATATTCCATCGGCAAACAGCAGAAAAATTCCTGTCGGAAATACACCTGATGTTTTAAGTAGAGCAACATCAGATGTTGCCTTTTTATTGATGCAGAGTGTTGCTCGAAAATCATTTTTTAATCATAAAAGAATTTTAAATAACGATTGGGGAAGTTTTGATCCGTTGGCCAATTTAGGACAGGAACTTTATGGAAAGACATTAGGAGTATTCGGTTTGGGGAGAATTGGTTTTGAAATGGCTCAAAAATGCAAAGCTGCTTTTGGAATGAATATTATTTACCACAATCGCTCTCGTAAAGAAGATGCAGAAAAAGAATTGGGTGCAAAATTAGTAGATTTTGAAACGCTACTTGCTGAAAGTGACGTTTTAAGTGTTCATGCTAATTATACAATAGAAAATAACGAACTCTTCAATAAAATTGCTTTTGCTAAAATGAAATCGAATTCGATTTTCATCAACACCGCAAGAGGAAAATTTCATAATGAAAATGACTTATTTGAAGCTTTAACAAATAATATAATCTGGGGCGCGGGACTTGATGTTACCAATCCAGAACCTATGAAACAAGATAATCCGTTATTATCGCTTTCAAATTGCTGTGTTTTACCGCATATTGGTTCAGCAACATACGAAGCCAGAAACGGAATGGCAGTTTGCGCAGCACAAAATATAATTGCGGTTATTGAGGGTAAAAAAATGCCGTATTGTGTTAATGAAGAGGTTTATCTTTAA
- a CDS encoding DUF5522 domain-containing protein, protein MKEQSNENKLIEGEDFYYTPEGYKCFTEKHHLKRGYCCKSGCRHCPYGYDKKTGRINKPS, encoded by the coding sequence ATGAAAGAGCAAAGTAATGAAAATAAATTAATCGAAGGAGAAGATTTTTACTATACGCCCGAAGGTTACAAATGCTTTACTGAAAAACATCATTTAAAAAGAGGTTATTGCTGCAAAAGTGGCTGCCGACATTGTCCATACGGATATGATAAAAAAACAGGAAGAATCAATAAACCTTCATAA